In Quercus robur chromosome 10, dhQueRobu3.1, whole genome shotgun sequence, a genomic segment contains:
- the LOC126701436 gene encoding uncharacterized protein LOC126701436, translating to MSSSQSLKNIDINVYFGGPLYNPKGIDGFPFRGEGIECYYMMLRRKLKTLTDLKRKIMDELKLNPAWYDIKIIYRYPQEVLHERINYGYMAIKEDKHVKMMFNRIQKMSQVNAAELYVSLEASVDNSTEVVQETSTALQFTTLDNGCTTMGGYAMGDYTLPSQDYVANTGETLYSQETHLEEEDEDEDEDEDHAANDNINNDDMDQYEERIEQGDFENDVDEHEVVPNFEEENMEYHDEGDADDDDIGVQHDTDTTVGYRAPADSFYANTWEDMVDPSLLQIPFLCTWQDGMHFCKGLTFANKAAVKRALIIYAAKDNRNFSIQRSSTTQLCAACVDDNCKWYVGAYMKSKLNGLWMVTSYVGPHSCIPFGLRRDGRMMDSNFVASEIVGRL from the exons ATGTCAA GTTCACAATCTTTGAAGAATATTGACATAAATGTATACTTCGGTGGACCCCTTTACAATCCTAAAGGGATTGACGGATTTCCATTTAGAGGGGAGGGTATTGAATGCTACTACATGATGTTACGTCGTAAGTTGAAGACGTTGActgatttgaagaggaaaataatggACGAATTGAAATTGAACCCTGCTTGGTATGACATCAAGATTATTTATCGTTACCCACAAGAAGTTCTTCATGAACGGATAAATTACGGGTATATGGCGATTAAAGAAGATAAACATGTAAAGATGATGTTTAATAGGATCCAGAAAATGTCCCAAGTAAATGCTGCTGAGTTGTATGTAAGTTTGGAGGCGAGTGTAGACAACAGTACTGAGGTGGTGCAAGAAACATCTACGGCTTTACAATTTACAACCCTAGATAATGGATGCACTACAATGGGAGGGTATGCAATGGGAGATTATACGCTCCCATCTCAAGATTATGTTGCAAATACTGGTGAAACCCTCTACTCTCAAGAGACACATTTAGAggaggaagacgaagacgaagacgaagacgaagatcaTGCTGCGAATGATAACATAAATAATGATGATATGGATCAGTACGAAGAGAGGATTGAGCAAGGTGACTTTGAGAACGATGTGGATGAGCATGAAGTCGTTCCtaattttgaagaggaaaatatggagtaccatgatgaaggtgatgcagatgatgatgatattggtGTCCAGCATGATACAGATACGACCGTTGGCTACAGAGCTCCTGCGGACTCATTCTACGCAAATACTTGGGAAGATATGGTTGATCCTTCACTTCTTCAGATAccatttctttgtacttggcaagatgggatgcatttttgtaaagggttgacttttgcaaataaagCTGCGGTGAAGCGTGCATTGATAATATACGCAGCAAAGGATAATAGAAATTTCTCCATCCAAAGGTCGAGCACAACTCAATTGTGCGCCGCATGCGTTGACGACAACTGCAAGTGGTACGTTGGGGCATACATGAAGTCTAAATTGAATGGTCTGTGGATGGTCACGTCTTATGTGGGTCCACACAGTTGTATACCCTTTGGGCTGCGAAGAGACGGTAGAATGAtggattctaattttgttgcatCAGAAATTGTGGGAAGATTGTGA
- the LOC126701435 gene encoding uncharacterized protein LOC126701435, translated as MIAMATNANQKVLPIAFAVVDKESGASWGWFLECLRTSIERVIENKDICIISDRHKGIKCAIREWPRGQDGREHVYHRYCLRHVASNFNTHFDNPTLKALALKAGYATHDAKFVSIMQTIKEAEINLLRGVDPTDRRIIRYMPYTYLMSEDVDKWTQSHDGGRRYGAMTTNISECFNGVLKGARGLPIAAMVEFTFFKLVAYFHDRHKQITSDLSRGKVWSDYAMEIYNKNEQKIAGHTLRNYNHAEGIYQVVTPYNDHRAGGGNHSHDVRIFDRTCGCGKWQNLKIPCSHAIKVLKGLHLDAPSYIDPCYSLNNAILTYSHNFVVPKSESLWTDVRGPRWVPDPQLLRAKGRPTMSRIRNEMDGVRRERGSQREDPELREIQPRQRCRVCHQEGHNRRCCPNSHGASTSGSAMN; from the coding sequence ATGATTGCAATGGCAACGAATGCTAATCAAAAGGTTTTGCCTATCGCCTTTGCTGTTGTGGATAAGGAGTCAGGGGCtagttgggggtggtttttAGAGTGTCTCAGGACTTCGATAGAGCGTGTTATTGAAAACAAGGACATTTGCATTATTTCTGACCGACATAAAGGTATCAAATGCGCCATTCGAGAGTGGCCTAGAGGGCAAGACGGAAGAGAACATGTATATCATcgatattgccttcgacatgttgctagcaacttcaacacacACTTTGATAACCCGACTCTAAAGGCATTGGCCTTGAAAGCTGGATATGCGACTCATGATGCTAAATTTGTGTCCATAATGCAAACCATTAAAGAGGCCGAGATTAATTTACTGAGGGGTGTAGACCCTACTGATCGCCGGATTATACGTTATATGCCATACACATATCTAATGAGTGAGGATGTAGACAAATGGACCCAGTCACATGATGGTGGAAGACGTTacggggcaatgacaaccaatatcTCTGAGTGCTTTAATGGGGTTCTTAAAGGTGCCCGCGGTTTGCCCATTGCTGCAATGGTTGAGTtcactttttttaaacttgttgcATATTTCCACGATCGACATAAACAAATTACTTCTGATCTCTCTCGAGGTAAGGTGTGGAGTGATTATGCAATGGAGATCTATAACAAAAATGAGCAGAAAATTGCAGGACACACTCTGAGGAATTATAATCATGCAGAGGGTATATATCAAGTGGTTACCCCGTATAACGACCATAGAGCTGGAGGGGGAAATCACAGTCATGATGTGCGCATATTTGATAGAACATGTGGTTGTGGAAAGTGGCAAAACTTGaagatcccttgttcacatgcaattaaagttCTTAAAGGTCTGCATCTCGATGCGCCTAGCTATATTGACCCATGTTACAGTCTGAACAACGCCATTCTCACATATTCACATAattttgtggtgccaaagtcAGAGTCATTATGGACAGACGTTCGCGGACCACGGTGGGTGCCTGACCCACAATTGTTGCGGGCCAAAGGTCGTCCTACGATGTCAAgaataaggaatgaaatggatggGGTACGGCGAGAACGGGGAAGCCAGAGGGAAGATCCGGAGTTGAGGGAGATTCAACCGAGGCAACGATGTAGAGTGTGTCATCAAGAGGGGCATAACCGTAGATGCTGTCCCAATTCCCATGGGGCTTCGACAAGTGGTAG